The Thermomicrobiales bacterium region GTCTCCGAACTCGTCGAGGCCAAGCTCATCCGCCTCGATCGCATCGAGCCGGACCCCGACCAGCCGCGTACCGAGTTCGATCCTGAGGCGCTCGAAGAGCTGGCCGGCTCAATCCGCACCGATGGCGTCCTCCAGCCGATCGCCGTCCGCTACGACGCCGAGCGCGACATCTACGTCATCATCCACGGCGAACGCCGCTGGCGCGCAGCCAATCTCGCCGCTATCGAGTCGATCCCGGCCGTCGTCCGCGACATCCCCGAGGATCGCCGCCTCATCCATCAGCTTGTCGAAAACATCTTGCGTGAGGACCTCAACGCGCTCGACCGCGCCGCCGCGCTGCGCGCGCTCAAGGCCCAAATGGATGACGCTCCCTGGGAGAAGGTCGCCGAATCGGTCGGCATCCGTCGCAGCCGCATCTACCAGCTCCTCGGCACTGAAAAGCTCGCCGAGCCAATGCAGGAAGCACTTCGTCGCGGCGTCATCTCCGAGAAGCAATCGCGCGCAGCCCAGCCGCTCCCGCAGGAGGACCAGATGGATCTCGGCCGCCGCCTGCTCGAAGGCGAGCTCAACCCCAGCGCCATCACCGCCTACGCTCGCTCGATCAAGCCACGCCGCCGCACA contains the following coding sequences:
- a CDS encoding ParB/RepB/Spo0J family partition protein — its product is MSEARSRRKRFSVDALFTDTSPRGVGVSELVEAKLIRLDRIEPDPDQPRTEFDPEALEELAGSIRTDGVLQPIAVRYDAERDIYVIIHGERRWRAANLAAIESIPAVVRDIPEDRRLIHQLVENILREDLNALDRAAALRALKAQMDDAPWEKVAESVGIRRSRIYQLLGTEKLAEPMQEALRRGVISEKQSRAAQPLPQEDQMDLGRRLLEGELNPSAITAYARSIKPRRRTPKPDYDPILREARSLQHMIDTLTGPAIAASAPERKRIRNTLYDLQQTIDMLLRRLED